Proteins found in one Mycteria americana isolate JAX WOST 10 ecotype Jacksonville Zoo and Gardens chromosome 8, USCA_MyAme_1.0, whole genome shotgun sequence genomic segment:
- the SNTB2 gene encoding LOW QUALITY PROTEIN: beta-2-syntrophin (The sequence of the model RefSeq protein was modified relative to this genomic sequence to represent the inferred CDS: deleted 2 bases in 1 codon), with product MRAGAWPPRHAPFLQTPPLLPVRAAAAASGMAVWTRACKTGLLELLLRERWVRVAAELSGEALSLTAEPGGGEAAVLNGVVNGNAEAAPGCVRRVRVVKAEAGGLGISIKGGRENRMPVLISRIFPGLAAERSGALRLGDAILAVNGVDLRDATHDQAVQALKRAGREVILEVKFMREVTPYIKKPSLVSDLPWEGAAPQSPSLSGSEDSGSPQHQGPRDRKVIPLKMCFAARNLSMPDLENRLIELHSPDSRNTLVLRCKDTATAHSWFTALHANITALLPQVLAELNAMLGTGGAAAGGREVKHIAWLAEQARLDGGRQQWRPVLMAVTEKDLLLYDGMPWTRDAWASPCHSYPLVATRLVHSGSGRRSPALGSELTFATRTGSRQGVEMHVFRVETHRDLSSWTRVLVQGCHAAAELIKEVSVGCALGGQEVQLSIHYEDGFTICREEPGGSVLFRYPYEKLKMSADDGIRTLYLDFGGPEGELALDLHSCPKPIVFILHTFLSAKVTRMGLLA from the exons ATGCGGGCGGGGGCGTGGCCACCGCGCCACGCCCCCTTCCTCCAGACCCCGCCCCTTCtcccggtgcgg gcggcggcggcggcaagcGGCATGGCCGTCTGGACCCGCGCTTGCAAAacggggctgctggagctgctgctacGGGAACGTTGGGTGCGAGTAGCGGCGGAGCTGAGCGGCGAAGCGCTGAGCCTGACGGCGGAACCGGGAGGCGGCGAAGCGGCGGTGCTTAACGGCGTGGTTAACGGCAACGCGGAGGCGGCGCCCGGTTGCGTGCGGAGGGTGCGGGTGGTGAAGGCGGAGGCGGGAGGGCTCGGTATCAGCATCAAGGGAGGTCGGGAGAATCGTATGCCGGTGCTCATCTCACGGATCttcccggggctggcggcggaaCGGAGCGGGGCGCTCCGTCTGGGCGACGCCATCCTCGCCGTTAACGGCGTCGATCTCCGGGATGCCACCCACGATCAAGCCGTCCAGGCGCTGAAGCGAGCCGGCAGGGAGGTCATCCTCGAAG TGAAGTTCATGCGGGAGGTGACCCCCTACATCAAGAAGCCCTCGCTGGTGTCGGACCTGCCGTGGGAGGGGGCCGCCCCGCAGTCACCCAGCCTGAGCGGCAGCGAGGACTCGGGCTCCCCCCAGCACCAGGGCCCCCGCGACCGCAAGGTGATCCCCCTCAAGATGTGCTTCGCCGCCCGGAACCTCAGCATGCCCGACCTGGAGAACAG GCTGATCGAGCTGCACTCGCCGGACAGCAGGAACACCCTGGTCCTGCGCTGCAAGGACACGGCGACGGCGCACTCCTGGTTCACGGCCCTGCACGCCAACATCACCGCCCTGCTCCCCCAGGTCCTGGCCGAGCTCAACGCCATGCTGGGCACCGGCGGTGCCGCAGCCGGCGGCAGGGAGGTGAAGCACATCGCCTGGCTGGCCGAGCAG GCGCGCCTGGACGGAGGGCGGCAGCAGTGGCGGCCGGTCCTCATGGCGGTGACGGAGAAGGACCTGCTGCTGTACGACGGCATGCCCTGGACCAGGGACGCCTGGGCCTCCCCCTGCCACAGCTACCCGCTGGTGGCTAccag gcTGGTCCACTCGGGCTCGGGCCGCCGCTCGCCCGCCCTGGGCTCGGAGCTCACCTTCGCCACCCGGACGGGCTCTCGCCAGGGCGTGGAGATGCACGTCTTCCGCGTGGAGACCCATCGGGACCTCTCCTCCTGGACGCGCGTTCTCGTGCAGGGCTGCCACGCCGCCGCCGAGCTGATCAAGGAGGTGTCCGTGG GCTGCGCGCTGGGCGGGCAGGAGGTGCAGCTCTCCATCCACTACGAGGACGGCTTCACCATCTGCCGGGAGGAGCCGGGCGGCAGCGTCCTCTTCCGCTACCCCTACGAGAAGCTGAAGATGTCGGCGGACGACGGCATCAGGACCCTCTACCTGGACTTCGGGGGCCCCGAGGGGGAGCTG GCGCTGGACCTGCACTCCTGCCCCAAGCCCATCGTCTTCATCCTGCACACCTTCCTCTCGGCCAAAGTCACCCGCATGGGGCTGCTGGCGTAG